GCGCCCGGACTTCTTCGCCCCCGTGCGGATTCTGGAAACACACCACCCAGTCGCGGTGGTCCTCCGGCAATTCGACGTCGCTGTACGCGCTGTCGGCCTCGATGTCGGTCAGGCCGGATCGGCTCATGAGGTCCGCGGCATCAGAATAGGTCATGGTGATGACGCCTGGGACCGGCGGATATTCGATGGCGAGGCCATCGGCCTCCGGGCAGGGGTGCCCATCGCGTACTACGGCGAAGTCGATGGTGGCGTCCGGTGCGGCTTCCGTCCCGGCTTCCGGGTTCTGGAAGCAGACGACCCAGTTGCTGTCGTCCCATTGGCCCGCGTCGCCTTCCGTGGCGTCGTGCGACAGGGGCGTATATCCGGAATCGGAAGCCGCTGCCCGCGCGTCCGCGAGGTTCTGGCCCGTGTAGTCCGGCACCGACCTGGATGGTTCCTCGGTTTCTTCCGGAGCCTCCTGGGCAGTGGTCTCCCTGTCGCTCACCGCCTCGGCGGCGTTGTTCTTCTCCTCCTCGCCCGACGGCGCGGAACCCAGTACGTAGAGGAACCAGATCGCTGACAGGGCAGTGGCGATGATCTTCTTCTGCCTTGGCCAACGGCTCAGCCACGTCAGCACGATGCCGACGGGAGAAAAGACGACCAGGGCGGTGATGATCAAAGCCGGATGCTGCCATTTCGGCCGCGCCGGTAAGGGGAGTGGTGGCGAGGGTGGTGGCGTGTGCACGGGTGTCAATGCTTTCTGTGCAGTCGGGGATCACTTCGAACGAGGAACGCTACCTGACGTGCGGCAACGGAACGGGCGCTTTGCGGAAGTGGGGGGCGAAACCGAGTGGGGTGACCGCGCTCGGCCTGCCGGATGCCCATCGGCACGCCACCGCCGACTGCCCCTGCGCCTGTCGCCTCCGGGCGGATTTCCCCGATGAGCGAGAGTGAAGGCCCCGTGGCGGCAACCCCTCCTTTCCAGGTCTGTTTTCGCGGCCCCCGACACCCGACGCGTCCCGTGAGCTGGGCTGCTGCGGCGACCGTCGGAACCGGGGAAAAGCGGAGCGGGGCTTTCCTCGCGAGTGCGGCAGCGAAGTAGTGCAACGGCGGCCGCGGTGGCGTTTCCGGCGTCCGCCCGGCGCGGTGGAAACCGCGTGGCCGCCCGCGCCGTCTCTCCTGTCGTCACCCGGGCGAACGGGCTGCTGTTCGCCCTCCCAGCCACATCCCTGGAGGCCCCGTGGCCATGGTCGGCCTGTTCTGGATCACCGAGGACTCCGTGTACCTGGGGGCCGAGCCCGCGGGCACGGCGTCCGGGGTGCGGCTGACGGAAGAGGGCGTCGAGAGGCTGGGGGCCGGCCGTGAGGCGTTCTGGAGCTGGCCCGAGGTGCGGCGCATCGACGTCCGCGACGTGCCCGTGC
Above is a genomic segment from Streptomyces marincola containing:
- a CDS encoding excalibur calcium-binding domain-containing protein, whose product is MIITALVVFSPVGIVLTWLSRWPRQKKIIATALSAIWFLYVLGSAPSGEEEKNNAAEAVSDRETTAQEAPEETEEPSRSVPDYTGQNLADARAAASDSGYTPLSHDATEGDAGQWDDSNWVVCFQNPEAGTEAAPDATIDFAVVRDGHPCPEADGLAIEYPPVPGVITMTYSDAADLMSRSGLTDIEADSAYSDVELPEDHRDWVVCFQNPHGGEEVRAPEEVRVLLSLTEPRTECPDAQYAELRPDPPPVPTPSVPDPIPDPIEEPEDEEEAPGSAYYENCDAVRAAGQAPLYRGDPGYRSGLDRDGDGVACET